In the Sandaracinus amylolyticus genome, CCGGGCTCAGCGCGCCGGCGTGCATCGCGACGTGGAACGGATGGCGGTGGTGATATCGACTCCGGCCCTCCTCGCGCAGGCGGGCGATGAACGCTTCACGGGAGGTCACAACGCGATCTCCATTCCGTCCCACGCGACCTCCCAGCCCGCGGCGGAGACCTCGGCGCGCTCGGGCGAGGTCTCGACGAGGATCGGATTCGTGTTGTTGACGTGGATGAAGATGCGCCGCGCCGACTCCACACCTCGTGCGGAGCGCAGGAGTCCGTCCTCGCCGCCGATCGGGAGATGGCCCATGTCGCGCGCTCGGCGGGTCGAGCACCCGAGTCGGATCAGCTCGTCGTCGGACCAGAAGGTGCCGTCGACGAGCACACACGCCGCGCGGGAGAGCGCGAGCGAGAGCCCGTCGCTCCACGCACGCACCGACGATGCGTATCCGAGGAGGCGCCCGCCTTCGCCGAGGAGGAGACCGACGTTGTCGTCGTCCGACGGTCGCGTGAGCCCCTCGCGATACCGCGGTGGCTTGCCGGGCACCGAGAACGCCTCGATGGAGAGCCCGGCGATCTCGCGGGTCGCGCCGGGCACGAGCGAGACCCACTCGATCCG is a window encoding:
- the pqqB gene encoding pyrroloquinoline quinone biosynthesis protein PqqB, translated to MLVRVLGAAAGGGFPQWNCGCPQCEGVRAGTIRATPRTQESIAVSANGEHWILVNASPDVRAQIESFPPLHPRPPRRTPIAAVVLTNADLDHCLGLLTMREGTRLSVLATETVRRAFVEDNVLCRALDRIEWVSLVPGATREIAGLSIEAFSVPGKPPRYREGLTRPSDDDNVGLLLGEGGRLLGYASSVRAWSDGLSLALSRAACVLVDGTFWSDDELIRLGCSTRRARDMGHLPIGGEDGLLRSARGVESARRIFIHVNNTNPILVETSPERAEVSAAGWEVAWDGMEIAL